From the genome of Camelus dromedarius isolate mCamDro1 chromosome 19, mCamDro1.pat, whole genome shotgun sequence, one region includes:
- the NFKBIL1 gene encoding NF-kappa-B inhibitor-like protein 1 isoform X2, with protein MTDDVSDATKPKSSMASTSRRQRRERRFRRYLSAGRLVRAQALLQRHPGLDVDAGQPPPLHRACARHDAPALCLLLRLGADPAHQDRHGDTALHAAARQGPDAYTDFFLPLLSRCPSAMGIKNKDGETPGQILGWGPPWDSAEEEEEDEASKEREWRQKLQGELEDEWQEVIGRFEDDAAHETQEPESFSAWSDRMAREHAQKRQQQQCEAEGACRPPRAEGSSHSWRQQEEEQRLFRERARAKEEELRESQARRAQEAPGDRVQEPARAGPRAEHPRGAGRGSLWRFGDVPWPCPGGGDPEAMAAALVARGPPLEEQGALRRYLRVQQVRWHPDRFLQRFRSQIETWELGRVMGAVTALSQALNRHAEALK; from the exons ATGACCGATGATGTTTCAGATGCTACCAAG cccAAGAGTTCCATGGCCTCCACTTCCCGTCGCCAACGCCGAGAACGTCGCTTCCGTCGTTATTTGTCTGCAGGACGGCTGGTTCGGGCCCAAGCCCTCCTCCAGAGACACCCAGGCCTTGATGTAGATGCTGGGCAGCCCCCACCACTGCACCGGGCCTGTGCCCGCCATGATGCCCCTGCCCTGTGCCTGCTCCTTCGGCTTGGAGCTGACCCTGCCCACCAGGACCGCCACGGGGACACGGCACTGCATGCTGCTGCCCGCCAGGGCCCTGATG CCTACACGGATTTCTTCTTGCCACTGCTGAGTCGCTGTCCCTCTGCCATGGGAATAAAGAATAAGGATGGGGAGACCCCTGGGCAAATTCTGGGCTGGGGACCCCCCTGGGATTCTgctgaagaagaggaggaagatgaggctTCCAAGGAACGGGAGTGGAGACAGAAGCTACAGGGAGAGCTGGAGGATGAGTGGCAGGAGGTCATTGGAAGATTTGAAG ATGATGCTGCCCACGAGACCCAGGAACCTGAGTCCTTCTCAGCGTGGTCAGATCGCATGGCCCGGGAACATGCCCAGAAGCGCCAGCAGCAGCAGTGTGAGGCGGAGGGAGCCTGCCGACCCCCGCGGGCTGAGGGCTCCAGTCACAGCTGgcggcagcaggaggaggagcagcggCTCTTCCGAGAGCGAGCCCGGGCCAAGGAGGAAGAACTGCGTGAGAGCCAAGCCAGGAGGGCGCAGGAGGCTCCCGGGGACCGAGTGCAGGAGCCagccagggcagggcccagggcagagcaccccagaggagcagggaggggcagcctCTGGCGCTTTGGCGATGtaccctggccctgccctgggggaggggacccGGAGGCCATGGCTGCAGCTCTGGTGGCCAGGGGCCCCCCTTTGGAGGAGCAGGGGGCTCTGAGGAGGTACTTGAGGGTCCAGCAGGTCCGCTGGCACCCCGACCGCTTCCTGCAGCGATTCCGAAGCCAGATTGAGACCTGGGAGCTGGGCCGTGTGATGGGAGCTGTGACCGCCCTTTCTCAGGCCCTGAATCGCCATGCGGAGGCCCTCAAGTGA
- the ATP6V1G2 gene encoding V-type proton ATPase subunit G 2 produces MASQSQGIQQLLQAEKRAAEKVADARKRKARRLKQAKEEAQMEVEQYRREREQEFQSKQQAAMGSQGNLSAEVEQATRRQVQGMQSSQQRNRERVLAQLLGMVCDVRPQVHPNYRIAA; encoded by the exons ATGGCCAGTCAGTCCCAAGGTATCCAGCAGCTCCTGCAAGCCGAGAAGCGGGCGGCTGAGAAGGTGGCAGATGCCAGAAAGA GAAAGGCCCGGCGTCTGAAGCAGGCAAAGGAAGAGGCACAGATGGAAGTGGAGCAATACCgcagagaaagagaacaggaaTTCCAGAGCAAGCAGCAGGCG GCCATGGGCTCCCAGGGGAACCTGTCTGCTGAGGTGGAGCAGGCTACAAGGCGCCAGGTGCAGGGCATGCAGAGCTCCCAGCAGAGAAACCGAGAACGTGTCCTGGCCCAGCTTCTTGGCATGGTCTGCGACGTCAGGCCCCAGGTCCACCCCAACTACCGGATTGCTGCTTAG
- the MCCD1 gene encoding LOW QUALITY PROTEIN: mitochondrial coiled-coil domain protein 1 (The sequence of the model RefSeq protein was modified relative to this genomic sequence to represent the inferred CDS: substituted 1 base at 1 genomic stop codon), with protein MVFPLPWLSGHCCRLLLLPSWPSALQGSWRRCSQDPKASTEETSSTGSGKMSPPRDPRPHPTAELAQAEELLEQQLELYQALLEGQEGAXEAQGLVLKTQKLKEQMRHRESPGGDT; from the exons atggtcttccctctgccctggctCTCCGGACATTgctgccgcctcctcctcctgccatcCTGGCCCTCTGCACTCCAGGGCTCCTGGAGGCGCTGCTCCCAAGATCCCAAGGCAAGTACAGAAGAGACCAGCTCTACAGGCAGTGGGAAGATGTCACCCCCCAGG GACCCCCGGCCTCATCCCACAGCTGAGCTGGCCCAGGCTGAGGAGTTGCTGGAACAGCAGTTGGAGCTATACCAGGCCCTGCTGGAAGGTCAAGAGGGGGCCTGAGAAGCCCAGGGCCTGGTGCTCAAGACCCAGAAGCTGAAAGAGCAGATGAGACACAGGGAGAGCCCAGGAGGAGACACCTAA
- the LOC105087478 gene encoding patr class I histocompatibility antigen, B-1 alpha chain isoform X1, with amino-acid sequence MQSRTLLLLLWGALALTENRAGPHSLRYFYTAVSRPGIGEPRFISVGYVDDTQFVWFDSDAANPRMQPKARWAEQEGPEYWEENTQNVKVSAQTFRLGLNILRGYYNQSEAGSHTYQWFCGCDAALDGRLLRGYNQFAYDGDDYIALNQDLLSWTAADTAAQITQRKWEAAGEAEKNRAYLDGACVEELLRFLENGKEMLQRADPPKTHVTHHPISDHEVTLRCWALGFYPADISLTWQRDGEDQAQDTELVETRPAGDGTFQKWAAVVVPPGEEQRYTCHVQHEGLQEPLTLRWEPPPQPTVPIMGIIVGLVLFVVTGAVVAGVVIWRKRRSGEKGGSYAQAASSDSAQGSDVSLIDPRGETLEGLDWERGWGRGDTVGVGIL; translated from the exons ATGCAGTCCCGAaccctcctcctgctgctctgggggGCCCTGGCTTTGACCGAGAACCGGGCGG GCCCCCACTCCCTGAGGTATTTCTACACCGCCGTGTCCCGGCCCGGCATCGGGGAGCCCCGTTTCATCTCCGTCGGCTACGTAGACGACACGCAGTTCGTTTGGTTCGACAGCGACGCCGCGAATCCGAGGATGCAGCCGAAGGCGCGGTGGGCGGAGCAGGAGGGGCCGGAGTATTGGGAAGAGAACACACAGAATGTCAAGGTTTCCGCACAGACGTTCCGACTGGGCCTGAACATCCTGCGCGGCTACTACAACCAGAGCGAGGCCG GGTCTCACACCTACCAGTGGTTTTGTGGATGCGATGCTGCGCTGGACGGGCGCCTCCTCCGCGGATACAATCAGTTCGCCTACGATGGCGATGATTACATCGCCCTGAACCAGGATCTTCTTTCATGGACCGCGGCGGACACGGCGGCTCAGATCACCCAACGCAAGTGGGAGGCGGCCGGTGAGGCAGAGAAGAACAGAGCCTATCTGGACGGGGCATGCGTGGAGGAACTCCTAAGATTCCTGGAGAACGGCAAGGAGATGCTGCAGCGCGCAG ACCCTCCAAAGACACATGTGACCCACCACCCCATCTCTGACCATGAAGTCACCCTgaggtgctgggccctgggcttctACCCTGCGGACATCTCACTGACCTGGCAGCGTGATGGGGAGGACCAGGCCCAGGACACAGAGCTCGTGGAGACCAGGCCTGCAGGGGACGGGACCTTCCAGAAGTGGGCGGCCGTGGTGGTGCCTCCTGGAGAGGAGCAGAGATACACTTGCCATGTGCAGCACGAGGGGCTTCAGGAGCCCCTCACCCTgagatggg AGCCACCTCCTCAGCCCACAGTCCCCATCATGGGCATCATTGTCGGCCTGGTTCTCTTTGTGGTCACAGGAGCTGTGGTGGCAGGAGTTGTGATCTGGAGGAAGAGGCGCTCAG GTGAAAAAGGAGGGAGCTATGCTCAGGCTGCAA GCAGCGACAGTGCCCAGGGCTCTGATGTGTCTCTCATAGATCCCAGAGGTGAGACCCTGGAGGGCCTAGATTGGGAGAGGGGTTGGGGCAGAGGGGATACTGTGGGTGTGGGGATTCTCTGA
- the DDX39B gene encoding spliceosome RNA helicase DDX39B, with protein MAENDVDNELLDYEDDEVETAAGGDGAEAPAKKDVKGSYVSIHSSGFRDFLLKPELLRAIVDCGFEHPSEVQHECIPQAILGMDVLCQAKSGMGKTAVFVLATLQQLEPVTGQVSVLVMCHTRELAFQISKEYERFSKYMPNVKVAVFFGGLSIKKDEEVLKKNCPHIVVGTPGRILALARNKSLNLKHIKHFILDECDKMLEQLDMRRDVQEIFRMTPHEKQVMMFSATLSKEIRPVCRKFMQDPMEIFVDDETKLTLHGLQQYYVKLKDNEKNRKLFDLLDVLEFNQVVIFVKSVQRCIALAQLLVEQNFPAIAIHRGMPQEERLSRYQQFKDFQRRILVATNLFGRGMDIERVNIAFNYDMPEDSDTYLHRVARAGRFGTKGLAITFVSDENDAKILNDVQDRFEVNISELPDEIDISSYIEQTR; from the exons ATGGCAGAGAACGATGTGGACAATGAGCTCTTAGACTATGAAGACGATGAGGTGGAAACAGCAGCTGGGGGAGATGGGGCTGAGGCCCCTGCCAAGAAGGATGTCAAGGGCTCCTACGTCTCCATTCACAGCTCTGGCTTTCGTGACTTCCTGCTCAAGCCAGAGTTGCTCCGGGCCATTGTTGACTGTGGCTTTGAGCATCCATCAGAAG TTCAGCATGAATGCATCCCTCAGGCCATCCTGGGAATGGATGTCCTATGCCAGGCCAAGTCAGGCATGGGAAAGACAGCAGTGTTTGTGCTGGCCACACTGCAACAACTGGAGCCAGTTACTGGGCAG gtgTCTGTACTGGTGATGTGTCATACTCGGGAGTTGGCTTTCCAGATCAGCAAGGAGTATGAGCGCTTCTCTAAATACATGCCCAATGTCAAG GTCGCAGTGTTTTTTGGTGGTCTGTCTATCAAGAAGGATGAAGAGGTACTGAAGAAGAACTGCCCGCATATCGTCGTGGGGACCCCTGGCCGCATCCTAGCCCTGGCTCGAAATAAGAGCCTCAACCTCAAACACATTAAACACTTTATCTTGGATGAATGTGATAAGATGCTTGAACAGCTCG aCATGCGTCGGGATGTCCAGGAAATTTTTCGCATGACCCCCCATGAGAAGCAGGTCATGATGTTCAGTGCTACCTTGAGCAAAGAGATTCGTCCAGTCTGCCGCAAGTTCATGCAAGAC ccaaTGGAGATCTTCGTGGATGATGAGACGAAGCTGACGCTGCATGGGTTGCAGCAGTACTACGTGAAACTGAAGGACAACGAGAAGAACCGGAAACTCTTTGACCTTCTGGATGTCCTTGAATTCAACCAG gtggtgATATTTGTGAAGTCTGTGCAGCGTTGCATCGCCCTGGCCCAGCTTCTGGTGGAGCAGAACTTCCCAGCCATTGCCATCCACCGTGGGATGCCCCAGGAGGAGAG GCTTTCTCGGTATCAGCAGTTTAAAGATTTTCAACGACGAATTCTTGTGGCCACCAACCTGTTTGGCCGAGGCATGGACATCGAGCGGGTGAACATTGCCTTCAACTACGACATGCCTGAAGATTCCGACACCTACCTGCATCGG GTGGCCAGAGCTGGCCGGTTTGGCACCAAGGGCTTGGCCATTACATTTGTGTCAGATGAGAATGATGCCAAGATCCTCAATGATGTGCAGGATCGCTTTGAAGTCAATATTAGTGAGCTGCCTGATGAGATAGACATCTCCTCCTACA TTGAACAGACGCGGTAG
- the LOC105087478 gene encoding patr class I histocompatibility antigen, B-1 alpha chain isoform X2, with the protein MDAPPSSTSPLRISSDSEQAGHAVPNPPPAALGGPGFDREPGGDAANPRMQPKARWAEQEGPEYWEENTQNVKVSAQTFRLGLNILRGYYNQSEAGSHTYQWFCGCDAALDGRLLRGYNQFAYDGDDYIALNQDLLSWTAADTAAQITQRKWEAAGEAEKNRAYLDGACVEELLRFLENGKEMLQRADPPKTHVTHHPISDHEVTLRCWALGFYPADISLTWQRDGEDQAQDTELVETRPAGDGTFQKWAAVVVPPGEEQRYTCHVQHEGLQEPLTLRWEPPPQPTVPIMGIIVGLVLFVVTGAVVAGVVIWRKRRSGEKGGSYAQAASSDSAQGSDVSLIDPRGETLEGLDWERGWGRGDTVGVGIL; encoded by the exons ATGGACGCCCCACCCTCCTCAACCTCCCCACTCAGGATCTCCTCGGATTCCGAGCAGGCGGGCCATGCAGTCCCGAaccctcctcctgctgctctgggggGCCCTGGCTTTGACCGAGAACCGGGCGG CGACGCCGCGAATCCGAGGATGCAGCCGAAGGCGCGGTGGGCGGAGCAGGAGGGGCCGGAGTATTGGGAAGAGAACACACAGAATGTCAAGGTTTCCGCACAGACGTTCCGACTGGGCCTGAACATCCTGCGCGGCTACTACAACCAGAGCGAGGCCG GGTCTCACACCTACCAGTGGTTTTGTGGATGCGATGCTGCGCTGGACGGGCGCCTCCTCCGCGGATACAATCAGTTCGCCTACGATGGCGATGATTACATCGCCCTGAACCAGGATCTTCTTTCATGGACCGCGGCGGACACGGCGGCTCAGATCACCCAACGCAAGTGGGAGGCGGCCGGTGAGGCAGAGAAGAACAGAGCCTATCTGGACGGGGCATGCGTGGAGGAACTCCTAAGATTCCTGGAGAACGGCAAGGAGATGCTGCAGCGCGCAG ACCCTCCAAAGACACATGTGACCCACCACCCCATCTCTGACCATGAAGTCACCCTgaggtgctgggccctgggcttctACCCTGCGGACATCTCACTGACCTGGCAGCGTGATGGGGAGGACCAGGCCCAGGACACAGAGCTCGTGGAGACCAGGCCTGCAGGGGACGGGACCTTCCAGAAGTGGGCGGCCGTGGTGGTGCCTCCTGGAGAGGAGCAGAGATACACTTGCCATGTGCAGCACGAGGGGCTTCAGGAGCCCCTCACCCTgagatggg AGCCACCTCCTCAGCCCACAGTCCCCATCATGGGCATCATTGTCGGCCTGGTTCTCTTTGTGGTCACAGGAGCTGTGGTGGCAGGAGTTGTGATCTGGAGGAAGAGGCGCTCAG GTGAAAAAGGAGGGAGCTATGCTCAGGCTGCAA GCAGCGACAGTGCCCAGGGCTCTGATGTGTCTCTCATAGATCCCAGAGGTGAGACCCTGGAGGGCCTAGATTGGGAGAGGGGTTGGGGCAGAGGGGATACTGTGGGTGTGGGGATTCTCTGA
- the NFKBIL1 gene encoding NF-kappa-B inhibitor-like protein 1 isoform X1 encodes MSNPSPQVPEGEASTSVYRPKSSMASTSRRQRRERRFRRYLSAGRLVRAQALLQRHPGLDVDAGQPPPLHRACARHDAPALCLLLRLGADPAHQDRHGDTALHAAARQGPDAYTDFFLPLLSRCPSAMGIKNKDGETPGQILGWGPPWDSAEEEEEDEASKEREWRQKLQGELEDEWQEVIGRFEDDAAHETQEPESFSAWSDRMAREHAQKRQQQQCEAEGACRPPRAEGSSHSWRQQEEEQRLFRERARAKEEELRESQARRAQEAPGDRVQEPARAGPRAEHPRGAGRGSLWRFGDVPWPCPGGGDPEAMAAALVARGPPLEEQGALRRYLRVQQVRWHPDRFLQRFRSQIETWELGRVMGAVTALSQALNRHAEALK; translated from the exons ATGAGTAACCCCTCCCCCCAAGTCCCAGAGGGAGAAGCCTCTACATCCGTCTACCGG cccAAGAGTTCCATGGCCTCCACTTCCCGTCGCCAACGCCGAGAACGTCGCTTCCGTCGTTATTTGTCTGCAGGACGGCTGGTTCGGGCCCAAGCCCTCCTCCAGAGACACCCAGGCCTTGATGTAGATGCTGGGCAGCCCCCACCACTGCACCGGGCCTGTGCCCGCCATGATGCCCCTGCCCTGTGCCTGCTCCTTCGGCTTGGAGCTGACCCTGCCCACCAGGACCGCCACGGGGACACGGCACTGCATGCTGCTGCCCGCCAGGGCCCTGATG CCTACACGGATTTCTTCTTGCCACTGCTGAGTCGCTGTCCCTCTGCCATGGGAATAAAGAATAAGGATGGGGAGACCCCTGGGCAAATTCTGGGCTGGGGACCCCCCTGGGATTCTgctgaagaagaggaggaagatgaggctTCCAAGGAACGGGAGTGGAGACAGAAGCTACAGGGAGAGCTGGAGGATGAGTGGCAGGAGGTCATTGGAAGATTTGAAG ATGATGCTGCCCACGAGACCCAGGAACCTGAGTCCTTCTCAGCGTGGTCAGATCGCATGGCCCGGGAACATGCCCAGAAGCGCCAGCAGCAGCAGTGTGAGGCGGAGGGAGCCTGCCGACCCCCGCGGGCTGAGGGCTCCAGTCACAGCTGgcggcagcaggaggaggagcagcggCTCTTCCGAGAGCGAGCCCGGGCCAAGGAGGAAGAACTGCGTGAGAGCCAAGCCAGGAGGGCGCAGGAGGCTCCCGGGGACCGAGTGCAGGAGCCagccagggcagggcccagggcagagcaccccagaggagcagggaggggcagcctCTGGCGCTTTGGCGATGtaccctggccctgccctgggggaggggacccGGAGGCCATGGCTGCAGCTCTGGTGGCCAGGGGCCCCCCTTTGGAGGAGCAGGGGGCTCTGAGGAGGTACTTGAGGGTCCAGCAGGTCCGCTGGCACCCCGACCGCTTCCTGCAGCGATTCCGAAGCCAGATTGAGACCTGGGAGCTGGGCCGTGTGATGGGAGCTGTGACCGCCCTTTCTCAGGCCCTGAATCGCCATGCGGAGGCCCTCAAGTGA